From the genome of Bombyx mori chromosome 16, ASM3026992v2, one region includes:
- the LOC101739811 gene encoding uncharacterized protein CG3556, whose product MAYWAFCILIFLHTVYGQTETEPPTTATTKSSTTASPPTSVTWEAETLNEGQAIQKALQYLLNHRQADWGWGNDTHNVMLTLQLANNTGKEIEQQGLEMQLSAKQMEIEVLLMMSKHHESPPPLGRLAAYTLALGALCKDPRSFHGRDLVAALLHREPPQDLEFAYATLAACSSAAHVRRRHIRRLLDIANAASDHSLDTISMVILALRCVVQDHRHRSLIHFVRRPMAGLARQQHPDGSFGTLTTTALAIQALEDSDSGPGAHQHWSLPAARKWLLERQAADGGWGDVSVTAAAVAALTPASLAAVRPPHCSDKLMDSRHEPLDNNGGDGILKLAYQSGQAINESEARNVSFTYTLWLGTNVTENFTLQMVAPRNVSFYRVMQMAAEQNPKFKFEASEWPNGHYVHTLAGHKEEPMGYHYWLLYRLPDAPDPTSPPGNQLVAPVGVDDLLVEDGEHYLFWYKKL is encoded by the exons ATGGCTTATTGGGCGTTTTGTATTCTGATCTTCCTCCATACGGTCTACGGACAAACTG AGACCGAGCCACCGACCACAGCCACGACCAAATCTTCTACGACCGCCTCTCCCCCTACCAGCGTGACTTGGGAAGCAGAGACCTTGAACGAAGGTCAGGCCATTCAGAAGGCGCTGCAGTACCTCCTGAACCATCGGCAAGCGGACTGGGGCTGGGGCAACGATACTCACAACGTGATGCTCACACTTCAG cTGGCTAATAACACTGGCAAGGAGATCGAACAGCAAGGACTGGAGATGCAGCTGTCTGCCAAGCAAATGGAGATCGAGGTTTTGCTCATGATGTCGAA GCACCACGAGTCTCCGCCGCCGCTGGGTCGTCTCGCTGCCTACACCCTCGCTCTCGGCGCACTCTGCAAGGACCCTCGTTCTTTCCACGGTCGGGACCTGGTGGCCGCGCTCCTCCATCGCGAGCCTCCTCAGGACCTGGAGTTCGCGTACGCGACCCTTGCCGCCTGCTCATCGGCAGCTCACGTCCGCCGGCGGCATATCCGAAGACTGCTAGACATCGCTAATGCCGCATCGGACCACAGTCTTG ATACGATTTCAATGGTTATCCTGGCTCTGCGCTGCGTGGTCCAGGACCATCGCCACCGCAGCCTCATCCATTTCGTGAGACGCCCCATGGCGGGACTGGCGCGGCAACAACATCCTGACGGGAGCTTCGGAACCCTGACCACCACCGCACTAGCTATACAA GCACTAGAGGACTCTGATAGCGGTCCCGGCGCCCACCAGCACTGGAGTCTTCCGGCGGCTCgcaagtggttgctggagcgtCAGGCGGCGGACGGCGGGTGGGGCGACGTGTCAGTGACGGCCGCTGCGGTGGCTGCGCTGACTCCCGCCTCGCTGGCTGCAGTCCGACCTCCGCATTGCAGCGACAAGCTCATGGATAGTCGTCACGAGCCTTTAG ATAACAACGGTGGCGACGGAATCCTGAAGTTGGCTTATCAATCCGGACAGGCGATTAACGAATCCGAAGCTCGCAACGTCTCCTTCACCTACACCCTGTGGCTCGGCACTAACGTTACTGAGAACTTCACTTTGCAAATGGTCGCTCCGAG GAACGTGTCCTTCTACCGCGTGATGCAAATGGCCGCTGAACAGAACCCGAAATTCAAGTTCGAAGCCAGCGAATGGCCGAACGGTCACTACGTGCACACTCTAGCCGGGCACAAGGAGGAGCCAATGGGCTACCACTACTGGTTGCTGTACCGTCTCCCCGATGCCCCGGACCCCACCAGCCCCCCCGGAAACCAACTGGTCGCTCCTGTTG GTGTTGACGATCTGCTGGTGGAAGACGGAGAGCATTACCTGTTCTGGTACAAGAAGCTGTAA